A stretch of DNA from Triticum urartu cultivar G1812 unplaced genomic scaffold, Tu2.1 TuUngrouped_contig_7585, whole genome shotgun sequence:
TGAAAAATGTTTATCCCATCTAGACATGTTGTGTTGTTGTGGCCTAGTGGTAATCTTAGTTAACGCTGACCACAAGGTCACATGGTCGAGCCACGATGCTCCCTTTTTTGTGTGACAGTTAAAAAAATACTTTTCGGTCCATATTACATGATATACAAATTAGGCGTGGTACTTAAACATGAATCATCATCCCTCTTGTGGTTGTCCACCTTCCCTTACACAGTCCACAGTTTCAAAACCCCACCATCTATTTTTCTTTCATTTTATTTTAGGCGTTTATATATAACATAAATAAAAAACGCAAGGGCTTATCTGCATATCTACAATGTGACATTGGCTGACAGTGGGCCCTGGCCACGCTGGCATGCCACATAGGCCATAGATACATCTGCATATGTACGGATGGTTCTTCGCGTGTCTACGAGTGTGGTCGGTGGCCTTCGGGGCTAGCTATGCCACCAAATCTTGTGATGGGTCCTCTTACATGCCACAAAGTGTGGTGGCAACTTCGAACACCTAGCACGGGGTTCCGAAGTGTGACCCCCTTCACGGACGGCACTACCGCCCACACTTGGAGGGGGAAACATCTGCGTCGGGTTGACGTAGAGGGAATCTTGTGGTGGGTAGGGCCCGGACCTTGTTCTGGAGTCTTCACATGGGCTGACCCCATCACAACGAGGTGGAGAAGTCCATTGGTCAAAGGGCTTCTCTGCATATCTACAATGTGACATTGGCTGACAGTGGGCCCTGGCCACGCTGGCATGCCACATAGGCCATAGATACATCTGCATATGTACGGTTTGTTCTTCGCGTGTCTACGAGTGTGGTCGGTGGCCTTCAGGGGCTAGCTATGCCACCAAATCTTGTGATGGGTCCTCTTACATGCCACAAAGTGTGGTGGCAACTTCAAACACCTAGCGCGGGGCTTCGAAGTGTGACCCCCTTCACGGACGGCGCTACCGCCGACACTTGGAGGGGGGAAACGTCTGCGTCGGGTTGGACGATAGGGGATCTTGTCTCTGCATATCTACAATGTGACATTGGCTGACAGTGGACCCTGGCCACGCTGGCATGCCACATAGGCCATAGATACATCTGCATATGTACGGATTGTTCTTCGCGTGTATACGAGTGTGGTCGGTGGCCTTCGGGGGCTAGCTATGCCACCAAATCTTGTGATGGCTCCTCTTACATGCCATGAAGTGTGGTGGCAACTTCAAACACCTAGCGCGGGGCTCCGAAGAGGCAATACGCGGCTCGGGGGTGTGGTGCCATGCATATCTCCAATTTCTTGCATTGAAACCCTATGGGTGCACTAAATGTCTCAAATATTGCAAGCGGGCCCGAAAAATGCCATATCCTGGCACATGTCATGCAATGGCCCCCTCTGAGAGCACGAGAACTTTTGAGGTCAACAGAGCAACGGGCAACACACTTCCTTCACAAACCGGACACGTTCTCTCTCGATAGCCAGATACTACCTCGGAGATGGTGTAGTTTACAAGTGACCTCCAGTCAGTCTTCTGCGAAACATGCTCAAAATTTCACCACACCTACAAGGACCATACGAGGACACTGTGCCAGGTCCCGAGTATTTCCAGCATCATGTGATTTTTGTTTGATTTTAACGGCTGGAGATTGTTCTTCGTGTGTCTACGAGTGTGGTCGGTGAGCTATGCCACCAAATCTTGTGATGGCTCCTATTACATGCCATGAAGTGTGGTGGCAACTTCAAACACCTAGCGCGGGGCTCGGGGGTGTGGCGCCATGCATATCTCCAATTTCTTGCATTGAAACCCTATGGGTGCACTAAATGTCTCAAATATTGCAAGCGGGCCCGAAAAATGCCATATCCTGGCACATGTCATGCAATGGCCCCCTCTGAGAGCACGAGAACTTTTGAGGTCAACAGAGCAACGGGCAACACACTTCCTTCACAAACCGGACACGTTCTCTCTCGATAGCCAGATACTACCTCGGAGATGGTGTAGTTTACAAGCGACCTCCAGTCAGTCTTCTGCGAAACATGCTCAAAATTTCACCACACCCTACAAGGACCATACGACGACACTGTGCCAGGTCCCGAGTATTTCCAGCATCATGTGATTTTTGTTTGATTTTAACGGCTGGAtgtgatttttgttggattttaacgGCTGGATCCGGCATGCCGCCGAGGTACATTCGCCTCCCTGTGGTGGGGCATGCCCCTCCTTGGGTTGCACTAGGCCTACACATACCTCAAAGACATCATATATGATTTGACAAACCACCCCTGGACATCATTTCAGGTGGCCGCCGTGCAGATCTGCAATTTCCCGCATTGAAACCCTACGGATGCAGTAAATGTCTCAAATATTGCAGGCGGGCCCGAAATGCCATGTCCTGGCACGTGTCATGCAATGGCCCCCTTTGAGAGCACGAGAAGTTTCGAGGTCAACGGAGCAACGGGCAACGCACTTCCTTCACAAATCAGACACGTTCTCTCTCAATAGCCAGATACTACCTCGGAGATGGTGTAGTTTACAAGCGACCTCCGGTCAGGCTTCTGCGAAATGTGCTCAAAATTTCACCACACTCTACAAGGGCCATATGACGACACCGTGCCAGGTCCCGAGTACTTCCTGCATCGTGTGATTTTTATTCGATTTTAATAGCTGGATCCGGCATGCCGCCGAGGTACATTCGCCTCCCTGTGGTGGGGTCTACCCCTCCTTGGGTTGCACTAGGCCTACACATACCGCAAAGACATCATATATGATTTGACAAAACCACTTCTGGACAGCATTTCAGGTGGCCGCCGTGCAGATCTGCAATTTCCCGCATAGTCGTCATACCGAACACACCATTCCCCGATCCATTCCCTCCCCACCTCACCTCACCATCTCCTCCTCGCTGCCCTCCTCTGCCCTCACGGATCGTCGTCGGTCGGTCCAAGATGGTAGAAGAAAttagaaaaaaaaagagaaagaacaCAATTGTATGAGATTGGTTCCTATTGGTGGAAACATTTGTgccacggatcgatgacgtggcgcATATCCATCCATCTATCCATCTAGCTGTCCAccccacatccatccatccatctagaggaaagaagaaaaagaaaagaaaaagataAACGATCCCACCCGACCCCTACCTCGCTCTCTCCCCACGAACCGAACCTCTCTGTCTCTCGCGACTCCTCTCCCCCACGAATCTctctccctcgccgccgccaccacccacGCCGGCCAGTTCCGGTGAGCTCCGGCGGCGCGCAGCACGCCCCCGAGCTCCCCTAGGTCCGCTCCCCTTCCCCACATCCAGAATCGGCGCTCATGCCCTCCACCGTCCCCGTGGCTAGCTAGGGTTTCGGCCGCCACCCCTATCATCGCCGGGATCAGGCACATCCGGCGATGGCGAGGCCAGAGCTCGAGGGATCCGTTACCAGCGTGGCGCAGGTACGTCCTTCCCCTTTTCCTCACCCGAATCCACCCCCACCTCACCTTCTCCTTTCCTTCCCTTGCTGCAGGTCACCTTGGAGCGGTCTGGACGGCGACAACGGCAGGAGGGCGCCGTCCTTCCTGCTCGAGGAGGCAGAGGACGAGGGGCGCACCTAGCTGGCGGCCCTGTCCTGCTCGAGGAGGCGGGGCCTGCCGAGCTCAAGCACGGCCACAACGACCCAGCTCGGTAGGTAGCACCTCCATCTCCTCCGCCTCCTTCCTCTGCTCACTATTGCTGCTGCAAATCCTCCACCTCCATCTCCTCGGGGAGGAGGTTCAGATTTGTTTGGCATCTTCAACTCGAAACGACACGCACATGCTCTGTTTGGCATGTTCAGTGCAAGCACGGAGGTGCCCTCATCAATCTAAACTATAAACCTGTAACTCTAGCAGCAAATTTATGGAGTTTTAATTTGAGGAGACTACATGAGGAAAAAAACTCATCTTTTTTGCTGTATGTAATCTGGCAGTTCGTGGTCGAACCACTTTGATTTCCATTCTGTCTCGTCTTCCCTCATAAGGACAACTAGTAGCTCCGCCGTTTGTTGGTGTACTCATCCTGATCCAACTGTCTACCTTTCTTACTGGGAAGAAAAAAATGCAGAACGAAATCGCTATCTTTCCTGTTTAAAATGTCCAGAAAGCTTTTGTCCAAGGGGTCTAGCTACTGTAATTTTTATTTATATATATTGATTGATTGTGGCCTGTTTGTTCGGTTGGTTGACTCATTCATCCTCATGTACAGTACATTAGTTTTGGCAAAAAAAGAAAATGGGGAAAGCAGTATCAGCACGCGAGGAGCAAAGTTCTTTGCTGTCTTGGCTTTACTGGTAAGCTACATGTTAAATTAGATGTGATTTACTAGACTAGATTGTATTACCTCTgacccataatataagagcgtttttgaaaCCACACTAGTGCCaaaaaatgctcttatattattATTATGGATGGAGGCAGTACATTAATAAACGAGACCAACAAGTATGGATATATAGAAGCATCAGCCATTACTAGACAGATAGTACATTACATCTCATTAACTCATTTGCTATTCAACTGAACGCACTATTTGAGGAGGAGGTAGACGAATATGTGATGCAAATCCTCTTGTATGAAGGAATCCTAGAGGGATTTGTATGAACAAGTCATTTATTTATTTGTATAGTTTGACATGGATGAGTATAGGTACACATGTGCTCCACGGTTTTAGTTCGTCTTCTTGTGTTGCTGCACTTCGTTTAGAGATACAGCAACATTAGTTAGGTCCATGGATGGATGGATCAACACATACAGCTAGCAGTGCtagcaacaacaacaaaataaCCTTGTGATTGATTCTGTTGACGCTAGCATGCTCTGTTAGTTTTAGAGCCCAACCATGGACCGTACATACTAAGCTAGCTCAAGCACACACACAGGCAACTTGATTGCTTTCTGTAGATACTAGCAGCACGTGTGTCTCCTATACTAGCTTGCTTAATTTTTGTACTAGATCAACAACACTAGCTCTTACTTGTTTGTTAGATTCGGAGTAACAGGCATCCTTCGTTGACGATGACGACAACCAGGGCATCCACCGGCACGACGACGCCCCACACATGGTCCAACTCGGCTACAACCTCCTCTACCGCGTGACGGCGACCGTGGTTGTGTGCGCCATCGACTACAACCTCCTCTCATGTGAATCCATCTCCTACCTCTAGCTCCCTCTCTTGTGCTGCTATATTAGTACCTTGCTCTGTTTCATGTGCATGGGTGATTTTGTTTGTGCTTGTCGTGCCTGTGTCATGGAAAAGATCATTCCTATTTACAAGTAATGATGATTCGGAGTAGCACACTTGTTAAATTCTGCTCTTGTATTAGACCCCATTTGTGGTTACTGTGATGTGTATTGATTCAGCCTCCTAGTACTGCAGATCATGCATGCTAATAATTTATGATGGCCTTGTTAGTTACTGCAGCTAGGCTGTGTTAATTGTTGGTGTTTAATCTAGCTAGCATGTTTGTACCATCAGGATTGCATCAAATTGCAGCTAGCTAGCCTGTTTGAAATCTGATTTTTTTGCTTGGTATGCTGCTCGTCTGAATCTACTTACACGCTTGACCGAATTTAACTTGGTGCTATTGCTGTCAAATCCTAGTACTCAATCACCTGGACATTGCTGCATTGTTTTCCAATTAGTTTGCTTGCTTCCTTGTTGCCACAAAAAAAATCTGAATCTTTTGTGTGTGTAATTCAGTTTTATCGTTATGTATGCAATCTGATCTAGACTTTCGATTTTGACTTACAGTTGCGTCTAGATTAGAACTATGTATGTGCTTTCAGAGAACATGCCTTTCTCTTTTAGGGAGTTCAACATTTTAGCATTGGTCAACTCCTCTTCTTTGCTTACAACCAGCATCACAGGAACCATATGTGTACACTCACATGTTCCTTAGTTAGCACTTGGTCTATTTGTCAAGGAGTTCAAGATGCTCCAAAATACCTTTTTGCTTTGTTTTGTTGATTTTCATATTACCTCATGATCAAGTCCTACATACTCCTACTCTGTATCTACTAAATCATCACAGGGGCTATTTGTGTCCAGTTTAAATACCTACTCTGCACCTAGTGGAAAAACTATGTTATGATTGTATACCCTGTACCCTTTGCTGTGGGCTATGTTGTTATATTCCTGCATGTCCATTCCAGACATTGTT
This window harbors:
- the LOC125531603 gene encoding uncharacterized protein LOC125531603 isoform X2, which gives rise to MARPELEGSVTSVAQVTLERSGRRQRQEGAVLPARGGRGRGAHLAGGPVLLEEAGPAELKHGHNDPARTLVLAKKENGESSISTRGAKFFAVLALLIRSNRHPSLTMTTTRASTGTTTPHTWSNSATTSSTA
- the LOC125531603 gene encoding uncharacterized protein LOC125531603 isoform X1 codes for the protein MARPELEGSVTSVAQVTLERSGRRQRQEGAVLPARGGRGRGAHLAGGPVLLEEAGPAELKHGHNDPARTLVLAKKENGESSISTRGAKFFAVLALLASFVDDDDNQGIHRHDDAPHMVQLGYNLLYRVTATVVVCAIDYNLLSCESISYL